In Euphorbia lathyris chromosome 10, ddEupLath1.1, whole genome shotgun sequence, a single genomic region encodes these proteins:
- the LOC136208817 gene encoding tyrosine-protein phosphatase RLPH2-like, which yields MQKNEVSDSGTGKPRVVICVGDIHGFYSKLQNLWSNLQKVINPEDFTSAIVIFLGDYCDRGPHTKEVMDFLINLSSAYPNQKHVFLSGNHDLAFAAFLRVVPEPGNGVSFAEGWKAYEENEDNEGWYKGFGYENMYLQGRRWAGSPKFRIIPSKGTELKGSIYDAAPTFESYGVPHGSADLMNAVPDEHKKFLADLVWVHEEEDVCIENEEGIQHCKLIAVHAGLEKAKNVEEQLKCLKAKDTSIPKIEPLSGRKNVWDIPQELTGKPTIVVSGHHGKLHIDGLRLIIDESGGLENNPVAAIILPSQKLVRDTDTFTDNMNQ from the exons ATGCAGAAAAACGAAGTATCAGATTCCGGCACCGGAAAACCCAGAGTGGTAATTTGCGTAGGAGACATCCATGGATTCTACTCCAAGCTCCAAAACCTCTGGTCCAATCTCCAGAAAGTAATCAACCCTGAAGATTTCACATCTGCAATCGTCATATTTTTGGGCGATTATTGCGATCGCGGTCCACATACCAAAGAAGTCATGGATTTCTTAATCAATTTATCCTCAGCTTATCCAAATCAGAAGCATGTGTTTCTCTCCGGAAATCACGACCTAGCTTTTGCGGCATTTCTGAGAGTTGTGCCAGAGCCTGGAAACGGGGTGTCGTTTGCGGAAGGGTGGAAGGCTTATGAAGAGAACGAGGATAATGAAGGATGGTATAAGGGTTTTGGGTATGAAAATATGTATTTACAAGGTAGGAGATGGGCTGGAAGTCCTAAATTTCGAATTATTCCTTCTAAAGGAACTGAACTTAAGGGTTCAATTTATGATGCTGCTCCTACTTTTGAGTCATATGGGGTTCCTCATGGATCTGCTG ATCTCATGAATGCAGTTCCTGATGAACACAAGAAGTTTCTTGCTGATTTGGTTTGGGTACATGAAGAG GAAGACGTATGTATAGAGAACGAAGAAGGAATTCAACATTGTAAATTGATTGCTGTACATGCTGGTTTAGAGAAAGCGAAAAACGTCGAAGAACAGCTAAAATGTCTGAAAGCTAAAGACACTAGCATACCCAAGATAGAGCCTCTGAGTGGAAGAAAAAATGTTTGGGATATCCCACAG GAATTAACGGGGAAACCGACCATTGTAGTTAGCGGCCATCACGGGAAACTGCACATTGATGGTCTGAGATTGATTATTGATGAAAGTGGTGGACTAGAGAATAATCCAGTAGCTGCAATTATTCTCCCTTCACAGAAGCTTGTCCGTGATACCGATACCTTTACCGATAATATGAACCAGTAA
- the LOC136208695 gene encoding ABC transporter G family member 39-like — MASAIFGDDFTGSRRSFASVSRRSLNDPSDVFTRSRGREEDEEELVWAAIERLPTYDRMRKGMLKDVIDNGKVVEREVNIRKLGLPDKKRLIESIIKDAEEDNEKFLTRLRNRIDRVGIKIPQIEVRFEHLSVKGEVHAGSRALPTLFNVTLNTIESILKLIRLSPSNKRSIQILKDVNGIVRPSRLTLLLGPPGAGKTTLLLALAGKLDQDLEKSGKITYCGHELHEFVPQRTCAYISQHDVHFGEMTVRETLDFSGRCLGVGTRYEMLSELTRREKEGGIKPDPEIDAFMKATAVSGQETSLVTDYVLKILGLDICADVLVGDEMRRGISGGQKKRVTTGEMIVGPAQVLLMDEISTGLDSSTTFQICRFMRQMVHIMDVTMLISLLQPAPETFELFDDVILLSEGQIVYQGPRANILDFFEHMGFKCPERKGIADFLQEVTSKKDQEQYWYKKDQPYRFISVPEFVQGFYSFHIGQQLVNDLLVPYDKSRAHPAALVTKKYGISNWELFKACFSREWLLCKRNKPVYIFKTAQITMMSIIASTVFLRTEMKVGTVADGQKFFGALFFSLINVMFNGLAELALTMFKLNVFFKQRDFLFYPAWAFSLPIWVLRIPLSIVESGIWVILTYYSIGFAPSASRFFKQFVAFLGIHQMALSLFRFIAAVGRTPVVANTLGTFTLLLVFALGGFVIAKNDIAPWMIWGYYASPMMYGQNAVVMNEFLDERWSAPNPDPRIDEPTVGKVLLKSRGFFTDEYWFWICVGALFGFSILFNILFIVALSYLNPLGSSKVVVADEDEKDNSNSGKHQAKGRQRAVNNSSESIGAVSSSSKTGMIMPFKPLSLAFNHLNYYVTMPAEMKNQGIQEKELQLLQDVSGTFRPGVLTALVGVSGAGKTTLMDVLAGRKTSGRIEGSIYVSGYPKNQATFARVCGYCEQNDIHSPNVTVYESLVFSAWLRLSKDVDNKTQKMFVEEIMELVELKPIRDVLVGLPGVNGLSTEQRKRLTIAVELVANPSIIFMDEPTSGLDARAAAIVMRTVRNTGDTGRTVVCTIHQPSIDIFEAFDELLLMKRGGQVIYAGPLGRNSHKLIEYFEAIPGIPKIKDGSNPATWMLDVTTPSMETQLQVDFAEIYAKSPLYKKIQELIEELSIPSPGSKDLYFSSEYSQPLLSQCKACFWKQHWSYWRNSQYNAIRFFITTIVGLLFGLIFWGAGQKISKQQDLLNLLGAIYSVVFFLGASNTSAVIPIVDIERTVFYRERAAGMYSALPYAFAQVAIEAIYVAVQSTIYTIILFSMIHFDWTFGHFFWFIYFIYTSFVYFTLYGMMIISLTSGHQIASIAMSFFISFWNLFSGFLIPRMEIPIWWRWYYWGSPVAWTIYGLVSSQVGDKDDIIEIPGAGNMTVKAFLKENMGYDRNFLPVVAVAHIGWILVFLFVFAYGIKYLNFQKR; from the exons ATGGCGTCGGCGATATTCGGGGATGATTTCACGGGAAGCCGGCGGAGTTTTGCTTCCGTCAGCCGCCGGAGCTTAAATGATCCTTCAGACGTATTTACTCGAAGTAGAGGAAGGGAGGAGGACGAGGAGGAGCTAGTTTGGGCCGCCATCGAACGCTTACCGACTTACGACCGGATGAGGAAGGGGATGCTGAAAGATGTCATTGATAATGGAAAAGTCGTTGAAAGAGAAGTTAATATACGAAAACTCGGTTTGCCGGATAAGAAACGGCTGATTGAGAGTATCATTAAGGATGCTGAAGAAGATAATGAAAAGTTCCTTACTAGACTCAGAAACAGAATTGACAG GGTAGGAATTAAAATTCCGCAGATTGAAGTACGGTTTGAACATTTATCAGTAAAAGGAGAAGTGCATGCTGGAAGCAGAGCTCTTCCTACTCTGTTTAATGTCACTCTAAACACGATAGAG AGTATTCTTAAGCTGATTCGGCTTTCTCCATCAAACAAGAGAAGTATCCAGATTCTTAAAGATGTCAATGGAATTGTCAGGCCGTCGAG GTTGACACTACTACTTGGTCCTCCAGGTGCAGGAAAAACAACATTATTGCTAGCACTTGCTGGGAAACTTGATCAGGATCTAGAG AAATCAGGGAAAATCACCTATTGTGGTCATGAATTACATGAATTTGTTCCTCAAAGGACTTGTGCTTATATTAGTCAACATGATGTTCATTTTGGAGAGATGACAGTAAGAGAAACATTGGATTTTTCTGGACGATGCCTAGGTGTGGGGACAAGATATGAAATGCTATCAGAACTTACAAGAAGAGAAAAGGAAGGAGGAATTAAACCAGATCCTGAGATTGATGCATTCATGAAAGCAACTGCAGTATCAGGCCAAGAAACAAGTTTGGTTACAGATTATGTCCTTAAG ATACTTGGACTGGATATTTGTGCGGATGTTTTGGTTGGGGATGAGATGCGAAGAGGTATCTCCGGAGGACAAAAGAAGCGTGTGACCACTG GAGAAATGATAGTGGGACCTGCACAAGTTCTTTTAATGGATGAAATATCAACTGGGTTGGACAGTTCTACTACTTTTCAGATTTGTAGGTTCATGAGGCAAATGGTACATATCATGGATGTAACCATGCTTATTTCTCTCCTGCAGCCAGCACCAGAGACATTTGAACTTTTTGATGATGTGATTCTACTTTCAGAAGGTCAGATTGTGTATCAAGGTCCACGTGCAAATATCCTCGATTTCTTTGAACACATGGGCTTTAAATGCCCTGAAAGAAAAGGAATTGCTGATTTTCTACAAGAAGTAACTTCTAAGAAGGATCAAGAACAATATTGGTACAAAAAAGATCAGCCTTATAGATTTATCTCAGTTCCTGAATTTGTACAAGGCTTCTACTCTTTCCACATTGGCCAACAGCTTGTGAATGACCTTTTAGTTCCTTATGATAAATCAAGAGCTCACCCTGCTGCATTGGTGACCAAAAAATATGGAATTTCGAATTGGGAACTATTCAAGGCTTGTTTCTCAAGAGAGTGGTTACTGTGTAAGCGAAACAAGCCTGTGTATATTTTCAAGACAGCCCAGATAACAATGATGTCAATAATTGCTTCCACAGTCTTTCTTAGGACAGAGATGAAAGTAGGGACAGTTGCAGATGGACAGAAATTTTTTGGAGCATTGTTTTTCAGTCTAATTAATGTGATGTTTAATGGGTTAGCAGAACTTGCATTGACAATGTTCAAACTTAACGTTTTCTTCAAGCAAAGGGATTTCTTATTCTATCCTGCTTGGGCTTTTTCATTACCTATATGGGTGCTTAGGATCCCATTATCAATCGTGGAATCAGGGATTTGGGTTATCCTGACTTACTACTCAATTGGTTTTGCTCCTTCAGCCTCCAG GTTTTTCAAGCAGTTCGTGGCTTTTTTAGGCATACATCAGATGGCTCTATCCCTCTTTAGGTTCATTGCTGCCGTTGGAAGAACACCAGTTGTTGCAAACACACTCGGTACCTTTACCTTGCTTCTGGTTTTTGCGCTAGGAGGATTTGTTATTGCCAAAA ATGATATTGCACCTTGGATGATCTGGGGTTACTATGCTTCTCCTATGATGTATGGACAGAATGCGGTGGTCATGAATGAATTTCTAGATGAGAGATGGAGTGCA CCCAATCCGGACCCCAGGATTGATGAACCTACAGTTGGCAAAGTCCTTTTGAAATCTAGAGGCTTCTTCACTGATGAATATTGGTTTTGGATTTGTGTCGGAGCACTATTTGGGTTTTCTATTCTATTCAACATTTTGTTTATAGTTGCATTGAGTTACTTGAATC CTTTGGGCAGTTCAAAAGTTGTCGTTGCGGATGAAGAtgagaaagacaactcaaattCTGGAAAGCACCAAGCCAAAG GTAGGCAAAGGGCAGTTAATAATTCTTCAGAAAGTATTGGTGCTGTGAGCAGTTCATCCAAAACAGGAATGATAATGCCCTTTAAACCGCTTTCACTTGCATTTAACCATCTGAATTACTATGTGACAATGCCGGCG GAGATGAAGAATCAAGGGATCCAAGAAAAAGAACTTCAATTGCTACAAGATGTTAGTGGTACTTTCAGACCAGGAGTATTAACAGCACTCGTGGGTGTCAGTGGTGCTGGTAAGACTACATTAATGGATGTCTTAGCTGGACGAAAGACGAGTGGGCGTATCGAAGGAAGTATATATGTTTCCGGTTACCCAAAGAACCAAGCAACATTTGCTCGAGTTTGCGGTTACTGTGAACAAAATGACATCCATTCACCAAATGTTACTGTTTATGAATCTCTGGTGTTCTCTGCCTGGCTCCGCCTTTCTAAAGATGTTGataataaaacacaaaaa ATGTTTGTTGAAGAGATTATGGAGTTGGTTGAGCTCAAGCCAATTCGAGATGTTCTTGTTGGACTTCCAGGAGTAAATGGTCTGTCAACAGAACAAAGGAAGAGGTTGACAATAGCAGTAGAGTTAGTTGCTAATCCTTCCATAATCTTCATGGATGAACCAACTTCTGGCCTTGATGCCAGAGCTGCTGCCATAGTCATGCGTACTGTAAGAAACACAGGAGACACAGGAAGAACTGTTGTATGCACAATTCACCAGCCAAGCATAGACATTTTTGAGGCTTTTGACGAG CTATTGTTGATGAAAAGAGGTGGTCAAGTCATTTATGCAGGACCCCTTGGCCGCAATTCTCACAAGCTAATAGAATATTTTGAG GCTATCCCTGGAATCCCTAAGATCAAGGATGGTTCCAACCCTGCAACATGGATGCTTGACGTAACTACTCCATCAATGGAAACACAACTGCAAGTGGATTTTGCAGAAATTTATGCTAAATCTCCTCTCTATAA GAAAATCCAGGAACTTATTGAAGAGCTTAGCATTCCATCACCAGGTTCTAAAGATTTGTACTTCTCTTCAGAATACTCGCAACCTCTTCTCAGTCAATGCAAGGCGTGTTTTTGGAAACAACATTGGTCTTACTGGAGAAACTCTCAGTATAATGCCATACGTTTCTTCATTACAACAATTGTTGGACTTCTATTTGGTCTCATCTTTTGGGGTGCAGGGCAAAAGAT ATCTAAACAACAAGATCTACTAAATCTTTTGGGAGCCATTTATTCCGTAGTATTTTTCCTTGGTGCAAGCAACACTTCTGCGGTGATACCAATTGTGGATATTGAAAGAACAGTTTTTTATAGAGAAAGGGCAGCTGGAATGTATTCCGCATTGCCTTATGCATTTGCTCAG GTGGCAATAGAGGCAATTTATGTTGCAGTTCAATCTACTATCTATACGATAATTCTTTTCAGCATGATTCACTTTGATTGGACGTTTGGACATTTCTTCTGGTTCATCTACTTCATCTATACAAGCTTTGTCTACTTCACGTTATATGGCATGATGATCATATCATTGACATCAGGCCACCAAATTGCATCTATAGCCATGTCGTTCTTCATATCCTTCTGGAACTTGTTCTCAGGTTTTTTGATTCCGAGAATG GAAATACCGATATGGTGGAGGTGGTATTACTGGGGATCACCGGTGGCATGGACAATATACGGTCTAGTTTCATCTCAAGTAGGTGACAAAGACGACATAATCGAAATACCTGGAGCTGGTAATATGACAGTTAAAGCTTTCCTAAAAGAAAATATGGGATACGATCGAAACTTTCTCCCAGTTGTTGCAGTGGCTCATATAGGTTGGATTCTTGTTTTCTTATTTGTGTTTGCATACGGCATCAAGTACCTTAATTTCCAAAAGAGATGA